The Caldicellulosiruptoraceae bacterium PP1 nucleotide sequence GTCTTTTTTATTGTCTTTAGCTTGTTTATTATTCCTTCTATTAAACCATTACTATATCTATATAATATTGCATTTTTAACTGCTTCTTTATCTTTTTCAATACCTTCAATAAATCTATCTATCTCTCTTATTTTTAATTCTTATATATTCTTTATGTATCCTTCTAATTTCTCTATCTTCCTGTTTTT carries:
- a CDS encoding transposase: MREIDRFIEGIEKDKEAVKNAILYRYSNGLIEGIINKLKTIKKTDVWKSKFDIIEK